One part of the Ziziphus jujuba cultivar Dongzao chromosome 2, ASM3175591v1 genome encodes these proteins:
- the LOC132800787 gene encoding receptor-like protein 19: MVLEIVVANSFTSVQPACHDDESSALMQFKDSFAIHKSASLCDPKVLQWKSHGVNSSNCCLWNGVQCDGKTGHVIGLDLSSSCLFGSTNSNSTLFNLVHLQSLNLADNDFNSSEIPVAGEFPSGVFQLPNLRILDVSSNGNLKGYIPDFHHKSPLKELKLGGNNQLHGRVPQSLSNLMNLETLYLHSNKLNGALEFDMFFRMKSLAYLDLGRNNLSLLFSKGNKNATSSKFKLLALESCNLSEFPYFIRHQNELERLSLAKNQICCEIPKWMWKTSIDTLVSFSIEDNLLTGFLPVALPWVNLLTFGVSFNRLQGTLPIPPPSIVFYNVSNNLLSGEVPIMFCNLSSPYNLDLSNNTLDGNIPECLGNLSSTLYVLNLRNNFFKGIIPKICNNKASNLRIIDLSYNKLQGQLPRTLSNCKMLEGIVVSNNQLSDVFPSWLGSLPVLKLLILQHNGFYGVIEKPKGYIGFPELRVLDISFNNFTGELPSHYVSSWNAMKAIDPHPFTYLGVIFNFTIPKTALYQDKIRFAITITTKGVNRYYGAIQDIFAFIDMSSNKFEGEISTLFGNLTSLRSLNLSNNMLTGCIPSSLGNLTELESLDLSQNNLSGEIPQQLKQLMFLASFNVSYNKLTGPIPQGNQFSAFKSSSFEGNPGLCGDLLFKKCGDLEPSSLPPSAFEENDDLESMFKLDWKFVLVGFVSGLVVGVALGDMVIIRRHGWLVKMQCKRRRRRRYQRN; encoded by the exons ATGGTATTGGAGATTGTAGTTGCTAACTCTTTTACTTCTGTACAACCAGCTTGTCATGATGATGAAAGCTCTGCCTTGATGCAGTTCAAGGATAGCTTTGCCATTCACAAATCTGCTTCTCTATGTGATCCTAAGGTTCTGCAGTGGAAATCTCATGGAGTAAATTCAAGCAATTGCTGCTTATGGAATGGAGTCCAATGTGATGGCAAGACTGGTCATGTGATTGGACTCGATCTTAGTAGTAGCTGTTTATTTGGCTCTACCAACTCTAACAGCACCCTTTTCAATCTTGTTCACCTTCAGAGCCTGAACCTTGCTGATAATGATTTCAATTCCTCTGAAATTCCTGTTGCT GGTGAATTTCCTTCTGGAGTTTTTCAATTGCCAAACCTTAGAATTCTAGATGTAAGTTCCAATGGCAATCTCAAGGGCTATATTCCTGACTTCCACCATAAAAGTCCTCTTAAAGAATTGAAACTTGGTGGAA ATAACCAGTTGCATGGTCGTGTTCCACAATCGTTATCTAACCTCATGAATCTTGAGACTCTTTATCTCCATTCTAACAAATTAAATGGCGCTTTGGAATTTGACATGTTTTTCAGAATGAAAAGTCTTGCATACCTTGATCTTGGTAGAAATAATTTATCGCTACTTTTTagcaaaggaaacaaaaatgCAACGAGCTCAAAATTCAAGCTTTTAGCACTCGAGTCATGCAACTTAAGTGAATTCCCATATTTTATTAGGCATCAAAACGAGCTGGAGCGGTTGTCACTTGCTAAAAACCAGATCTGCTGTGAAATACCTAAATGGATGTGGAAGACAAGCATAGACACTTTGGTCAGCTTCAGCATTGAGGACAACTTGCTAACAGGCTTTCTGCCTGTAGCTCTTCCGTGGGTTAACTTACTTACATTTGGTGTTTCATTTAACAGGTTGCAAGGAACACTACCGATTCCTCCACCATCCATTGTGTTCTATAACGTGTCAAATAACCTACTTAGTGGAGAAGTTCCAATTATGTTTTGCAATCTGAGTTCTCCTTACAACCTTGATTTGTCTAATAACACATTGGATGGGAATATTCCAGAGTGTTTGGGAAACTTAAGCAGTACCTTGTATGTGCTAAATTTAAGAAACAACTTCTTTAAAGGCATCATTCCAAAAATATGCAACAACAAGGCAAGTAACTTGAGAATAATTGATCTTAGTTATAATAAGCTGCAGGGGCAGCTGCCAAGAACATTATCCAACTGTAAGATGCTTGAAGGTATTGTTGTCTCCAACAATCAGCTGAGTGACGTTTTTCCATCTTGGTTGGGGTCCCTTCCAGTCTTGAAGCTTCTCATACTACAACACAACGGGTTCTACGGTGTAATTGAGAAACCAAAAGGTTATATCGGGTTCCCTGAGTTGAGAGTGCTTGATATCTCTTTCAATAATTTCACAGGTGAGTTGCCATCTCATTACGTTTCCAGTTGGAATGCTATGAAGGCCATCGATCCCCATCCTTTTACATATTTGGgtgtgatatttaattttactattcCAAAAACTGCACTGTACCAAGATAAAATTCGTTTTGCAATCACAATTACAACCAAAGGGGTGAATAGATACTATGGAGCCATCCAAGATATCTTTGCTTTTATTGATATGTCAAGCAATAAATTTGAAGGAGAGATTTCTACACTTTTTGGGAATCTAACGTCCCTTCGCTCCTTAAATCTCTCAAACAACATGCTCACTGGTTGCATCCCATCGTCGTTGGGGAATTTAACGGAACTTGAATCATTGGACCTTTCTCAAAACAACCTTTCCGGAGAGATTCCTCAACAGTTAAAGCAACTTATGTTCCTTGCAAGCTTCAATGTATCATACAACAAGCTTACAGGGCCTATACCTCAAGGGAACCAATTCAGTGCATTCAAGAGCAGTTCATTTGAGGGAAACCCAGGATTGTGTGGAGATCTATTGTTTAAGAAATGTGGTGATTTAGAGCCCTCGTCACTGCCTCCTTCAGCttttgaagaaaatgatgatttaGAGTCTATGTTCAAATTAGATTGGAAATTTGTGTTGGTAGGATTCGTGAGTGGGCTGGTTGTTGGAGTAGCTCTTGGCGACATGGTGATCATAAGGAGGCATGGATGGTTGGTTAAGATGCAATGCAAAAGGAGAAGGCGAAGGAGATATCAAAGAAATTGA